Genomic DNA from Cheilinus undulatus linkage group 10, ASM1832078v1, whole genome shotgun sequence:
TAGacgcaggtgctgccatgcagtgttaaaGGCAATGCATATAATGTAtacaagttttgttttttgtatgtattgtttttttgtatgtagtgtctctctgtgtctctttatGTGTTGTATTGTAGCCATTCTGTGTcattttctgacctttttttgtgtgtgcggCTAAATTCTTTCCGTGTGGGGATTTTGTACCACTTTTGGTTCTGTCTTGTGTCTTTGTGGCCATATTGTGTCAAAGTTTGGCAAAGCTAGGCCTTTTTTGGCTATGATTATTCTCTTTaataaaatgtgtctttttatggCCTTTTTTTGTAGGCAGTATTTGTTTCTTTATCTCTCTTGGTTCTGTCTTGTGTCTTTGTGTTCATATTGTGTCTATGTTTGGCAgttatgccatttttgtctattATATATCGTTTGGTGTACATATTATCACTTTTtaaaggcaatttgtgttttttaaagacaattaAGTTTCTATTTGTGGCTATTTTGTGTGTCATTTTATGTCCTTATGTGGCCGTGTTGTGTATCTTTGTGGTCATTGTTGAATCCATTTTGATtatgttttgtctctttgttgGCATTGTGTGTCATTTGTGGTCACTTTGTGactattttgtctctatttggTGTACACATTAGAATACTTATTGTGCCTTCTTGTGGCCATGCTAAATATCTTTGTAGCCTTTATTCATCCTGTTGTGGTCATATTGTTTCTATGTTTGGCAAAGCCATGCCTTTTATGGCtgtaatgtgtttctttttggcTGTATTGTGACTTTTTGTGGTCATTTAGCATCTCTTTGAGGCCataatgtgtttctttgtggCCATGTTGTGACTCTTTGTGGTCATTTAACTTTTTTGGTATCTTTTTCAGCTATTATGTATCTTTGGGTGACAATATCCTGAtttttttagctcattttttgtttgtttatttttctggtgGCAATTTAGTGTCTCTCTGGGCCAATTAGTGCCTCTGTAGctattgtgtgtatttttgtggcCACGTTGTGACTATTTGTGACCATCTTGTGTCTCTTTTAGACCATTCAGTTGCCTATGTATCTATGTTTTGTATATTTGTGGCCATGCTGTGTCTCATTAGTCATGTTGTGTccctgtgttttgtctttttttggccaattttgtGGTCATGTTCTGTCTTACTGTAGCCCAATAGTGTCTGTCTGTGGTCATGCTGTGTCTTTATGTTCATGGTTCATTTGTGGTCACgttaattttgctttttgaccTGGTTGCATGGTGTTACAGTCATGTTGTGAGTTGCTATCATGTTGCTGCATCTCTTTGTGGTCTTCTTGTTGCCACCTCACACCTTTTTTCTGGTCATCTTTTGTCTCTCCAGGCATATGCCATGTGGTTGTTgcctttttgcatcttttttggACATATTAATGCTCTTCAGTGTGAATTACTTTGCATTTCTTTCAGCTCTTCCACCTGCTCTCATGGtcgtttttgtgtttctttagcGACAGTTTCCAGGTGAAGCCCAGCTCTGTGTTTCTCATGCCTGCTGCTGGTTCAGTTACTGTTGTTCTTTTCCTGTCAGGTCAGTGTTTCTGTCTGAATGCCAAGAGGAGATTCCAGGGACCACTACTCTCCTCTAATGTGGGGACACACACACCTCCTACCCTACTGCACTCTTTAGCACCATCAGCAGGCTCTGTCAGCTTTGTTCTCCATCATCACAAGATGCCAAGTTATGCAAGGCAAAGTCTGTGCCACCACACACTCAGAGCCTGGAAAGTATCTGTGCGCCTCAGTCACTCTATTGTTcattatttgtaaaaaaaaaaaaaaaaaaaaatttaaaaagtagacAAAGTTGCCCTCACTTTTTCCTCCCACAGGTGTATGAGTTCatggaaaacagcagaaaatgtaGGCTCACCAGTCATTTAGGTTACAAAACCAACACTCTCACCTCAGGTTGTTGCTATTCCTGGCCTGTTTCTGTGAGGGGGAGATCTGTGTGAtgtgctgccccctgctggccgCATGCAGTCTGCTCCTATTACATAAAACAGGCCTCTGTGTGTGAGTCATCACCCCCTAGTGAGGACAGATGGGaggtgtgtgtgctgtgtttatgtgtttgtgtgtaggaCTGGGCGGAGCAAGCAGCAGTGGACTGTGAAATAAGGgctttcccctctctctctctctctttttgtccctctctctcttttctcctttgCTTTTTGTGGGTCAGGAGAATCAGGGAGCCCAAAAAGTTACGTGCTGTGACAGTAAAAAATAGAGCAGAAGGCTGCAGAGCTCCAGCCACTCCTCACTTATTTAATCAcgaaaaaatgtaaatctttttctttgtgatgcaagactgagacatttttaaaaaccacagaaaaagtgagaaaagtgaAGATTGCTCTGTCTTTTTGGTATGTTGCTGTATAGCTGAGATTCCAGGCTGCGATGGAGAGCGGTGCAGGAAAGAAATTATAATGTTGAAGCTGAAGATGATACAGAAAGGAGCAGATATTTTTTGCTAAGTATGGGTGTGCTGGCTGTGTGGGTGCTGGAAGAGGGAGGCGGTTCTGGGATGCTGGAACCCAACGAATCACCAATTACCCTGCAGACTTTCACAGACACGACTTCATATCCAAAGCCCTCTTTTCTTACATAATGTAGGCGAGGGAAACAATACAGCAAACTGTGATGGCAGTTTGACCACTAAAGAATCTGTATACATACATTTCATAGACCTATTATATATGCAGCTCTTATGTTTTCACCCTTTCATCCTAAACCATACCGTATAATTTACTgcgcctatgaaaagtattcacccctttaaattttttacccttttactgattttataaagcaGTCATAGTCtttacagtttggcttttttgacaggaaaaacctcttaaatggcaaagtgaaaactgatttctacaaagtaatgttaattaaatgaaaatatgtaagataaaataagtgacagcataaatatttgccccctttaaagtgactgaccttagccaacagaggtctagccagGTGgagttctttgatctgatgagaccaaaattatgctttttggtcatcagataagacgccaaacactgcacatcagcacaaacacaccatccccactgtgaagcacgttggtggcagcatcatgctgtggggatgcttcttggcagttggtcctagaaggcttgtaaaggtagagggtgaaatgaatgaggcaaaatataggaaagtcctggaagacaatctttttcagtctgcaagagaacaatGGCTTAGAAGATTTATTTTcgagcaagacaatgacccgaagcatgcAGCTAAAGattcacagaaatggtttaaagacaacaatgtgaatgttctggagtggccgagtcaaagcccagacctcaatccaatagagaatttgtggctggacttgaaaacaGCTGTTCACTCCCAACTCCTCAGGACTCTCCCTTCATCTTGCTAGACGATGCTAGAAGGACTGCAGGACTGAGtgatttgtgatattgattgccTCCGTGCCATTTCAAGTGGTTAAACCATGAAAGAAATCACTTTTCTGTAAAGTTTAGGGATCATATTCAATGTATGTAGTAATTTTCTGATGTCGATTGCAGCATGGAGATCCATTTAGAGCTCTAAAGTACTAATATTCCTCAATTCCCATTCATCCCTACCAGGCATTCATGTGTCATtaggatcatgtgattgcagcCTTTAGAATAAAACAGTGCTTCCGAACGCCCCCCTGGTGGGCCCTAAAGGTACTGCAGTTGTGCCACTGGAGGtcatttacaataaataaaaacaaacactataATTTTTGCAAACATACCCAGGATATTTAACTGATATGTCACCTTTTTGACTTTGTAGATGCcttatcaaaacaaaatacacaGTGGTGGTTCACTGATCGTGCTCTGTACACCCACAAACGCTTTATTCGTGATGTCATTGTCTCTGAAAACCAAACATTCACACtattaatatttttagtcatgttAAGGTTGTATGAGGACCCCGGGAGGTTTCCAGGTTTCAAAATGGGCCTCAGCAGACACGTATGCTCTCCCCAACAGAAGTTTATGTTTAGGAAAGATTGAAGTACAACATCACTGGGACTTTTCACAAAGTGAATCACTCTGCCAGAGCAAAGAGCTCTGAATTCTGTAAGTTAAGATTACAACAGGTAGTTCATCCTGAGTTGCTCAGCTGGCTCCCCTGAATCATTAAAAACGCTCTTATATGACTCCCTGCATAACACATACAAATAAATGTCTTCGTTAAAACTTAATGTCAGCTCTGCAGTAACCATGGATACTAACAAAGTATCAGAGTGCAGGAGGATGTTTGAGTTGCTTGGCAACAGGTGAGTTTTAGTTAAGATGTGGAACTATTTTAAAAAGAGGggcaaaaacataattttttttataaaataaagttttttataTGCTTGTTGTTGAAATGCTGCATCATAACGCCATCATTACTCTCCAGGCTGAGATGTTGTTCTTCCCCACGGATTTGATTTAATAATATGAACCCATGGATCAACAAAGTCAGtactagcctcctggctaacattagccTCCTCGGCCTGTGTCAGATCAGCTTTGAAGCTGACTGAAAaggttattttgggggtcacatgTGCCTTTTTGGTCCCTTCTTTCAAGTTTCTCAACTCTGATGAAAGATTCTGAAAAGGACAAATAGTCCAGTCCAATGAGCTAGACCAAAAATCGCCTGCATTAATGCATACATTGTAATTAATTGAGCTCCATAATCAGAACATGTCACTTCTCTGTttatctctctacactggcttccagttgcagtttgcatcaaattcaaaacccTACTCATTGCTTACAGGGCAgcaactaaaactgctcctgtttgtCTGGAGTCCCTCCTCCAGGTCTACACTCcctctcgcccactacgctcggCCAGTCAAAGATGCCTCGACTGCTCTCCTCTTTTGCccctcagtggtagaatgaatTAGCCAACTTCATTTGATCTGTAAAGTCCCTTTATAATTTTGagagaaagctaaagacccagctctttagagCACACTTAGACTCTACTTCTGGGGTTTTTCACCCAGCTCTTTGTGAGCGACCCAACACTTAGTACTGTGGTCATCATTTGTTGGTGAAGACAATTTAATCGATGGTGataatgaaatattttctcACGTTACTTATTCGTTGTTTCACTGCTGAAAAAATCCAAGGcatgtgagttttcttcaacagcggcTCTCTCTTAAACACTCTCTCATAAAGATTTGACTGGTGAACAACCAGCcgaacagttgttgtctgcggAGTCTGAGACTGCTGAAGCTTgtgactccttcagagtagtcataggtgtcttggtggactctcactagtctccttcttgcacgctcactcagtttgtgaggatggcctgatctcaGCAGATTTATACATGCGCCCTATTCCTGCCATTTCttgtgatggatttaactgaagtcCAGGGGGTGTCCAGTACCTTGTAAATTTTTGTATCCATGCCCTGACTAATACTTTTCAttagccttttctctgagttgctcggagaattctgactttaaactcagaattctgacttttttctcacaagtgaaaaaaaaaaaattgtctcaaattttttttttcagtggccctaatactcttccgtattTATGGGCACTGTTGGTTTATCAAACCAAAGGATGTTTATATAAACTATCTACGTTAATTTTTGCCATGATTGTAGTTAATATATGCCaatcttatttttaaattataactttgtatctcataatttcatctttttatctcatagtttcgACTTCTTAtctcatgattatgactttctatctaataattatgacttaggattGTTTCTTTTCTAAATTGCCTAACTTctaaatttttctttttgaagtGGTGGAAGTGGGCTTCCATATAAGGAagtataaaaatctaaaataaaaaaaaaaaatttaaatgccaaaaagtggaatttcaaaacagcaagattaatcgtgattaactacagagaTACTGAAATTAAGGAAAATTAGACATTTTATtggtttgacagccctaaaaaatTTGGTTGGCATAACTTAAGTTGAGGATGGACCATGTTTTGCAAACCTTCATAGGCCCCCCCCTgcagctgggcccctgaaagcttTCCTGTTTCTCCTAGCCATGGCTATGATAATCTTCAGGACTCGACCTTTGACTTCAAGCCTTCAGCCGAATCACCACTGTGATGATATTAACTACACGATCTTACCCTTaattgaaaacagagaaaagcagaaaaaagctgAACCAAGcaagagttttgaatttaaatccaACTTAACAAATATCGGAATAGCAAACCACTTTTTCATCATAAATCAGTGTTTTGCTCTAAAACGTTGTCATGTGGACACAGCATACTCCCAAACAAAGAAACtgcaaagcattttaaaaggtatgttgttttatttggctttaaatctttaaaaaaaacacacacacaatcagcAACGTGACAAACCTACAAAATGGCGCCGATGGAGAGCTCAAACAAAGGAGTGAACAGTGGGGGGTGAAGAAGGAGAGGGGGCTGAGGTCTGATCTGAGTGGTTACTGTACAGAAAACCAGGCGATGGGAGTGAAAGTGACCAACAGAGCGTAAAAAAGATCAGGAAgtaaactggtaaaaaatgaGTAAGTGTAGTGGACCTGGGCATGAATCATCCCCCCTTAAGGCagacattaaaatatgataCACAAATTTGATATCATCCAGAACAGAGAACAAAAGACCATCCTATTTTATACACACTGACCCCAGAGTGAAGCTGGCAAGACGAAAACATGAAAtcctaataaaaataaacacattaaacacaaaGAACACACAAGTAATGGTTTAAGGCTGTTATTGATCTGATCTACAATGTCTGTGCATTGACTGTGTGCATATTACTAATAACGAAATGggctgactgaaatgtgtggcTTTCTTTGGTAATACAAAAAGCAAAgagtgtgacatcacagtgaCTGGTTGAGcttgcattttgttttacagcTTCATTTTTACCCTTCTGCTTCGTAgtttctcccccactctctctcttcctcctctcttcttcttcgtCTTTAAAAGGTGTACGGCCCCACGTAGATGGAGAGTCTGAGGGCGGAGCTGGTCTGGTAGCTGCCCTGGTAGCTGAGCAGAGGGTTGATGGACACCATCTCCAGGTCCAACGTGTACTCTCTGGGCCCGGAGACGGCGCGGGCAAGGACCAGCATGGCGCTGATGTTATTGATTTGCTGGAAAAGACACAAGACATAACTGAGTACATTTCTACAGCAGGTCACAGGTGAGAGCTCTGCACACTCATGGCACTTCGTTGGTGTGTATTTACCGTCTCTTTCCACAGTTAGAGAGGAGCTTAGCACAAGAAAAGAGAGTGGATCAACTTAAATCTAGCAGAAATTAACCTACCAGCTTCAGAGAAGCTTACACATTAGCATAATAGTAGTAATATTTAATGCTGGTTTTCTGCAAAGCATAATACTGATtctgagagggaaaaaaggcaaaaagatcCTTTAACTATCACTCCAACAAGACTCTGCTtatgaaaaattgattttaagtaTTAAACAACCTAGCTGTGAAATACAGAGGATAAATAAGGAAGAGTCAATCAAAAACAAAGTGCACAACACAGAAGACCTAACTTTACAGTCAAGAAGGATTTAACTTTAGAATCTTGATGAATCttgtataaaaacaaacattttaaatgtttattctgTGTATACTCAGTTCAATATTACAGAAGTGTAAGTAAAGGTCTTGCAAAGCGACCTCTAAGCTGTAAATTTCACTGTGCTGTGTTAAAACACATCAGTTCTGGTGTTAATGTTGATATCTCtcacaaaatgttaaataatcaGCCCTTCATGAATTTGAAGAGGCTCAGCACGCCATCTACTGTTTAAAATCGGCTCTAAAATTTACAGGGGAAATGCCAACACTGTATGCTTGACTAGACTCATCTCTGTGAGCCACTTTTCTCATATTTaagtatttatgaaatattacaGATCCTGACATTTGGCTcttagagggtaaaataaagtggttagaaagtgacagaggagatttaaaataaaggatGGAATACAAAAcgtatcattttatttatcaaggcATACAGATGGCTGTCTATTTTGAGGATTCagtagaaaatatatttttaaatataaacatgaCGGTGAGAGGTAGCATGGAGGTGGGTGGCTCTGGAGCTAACCGTCAAGCCTTCCTGAGGTTGCGAGGGGTGGAAAGCAACTGAttaccagaggtggaaaaattaCACGACTACCGTATTTAGGTAAAAGTACATTTACTCAGgtcaaaatttacttaagtGAAAGCAATGGTCAATATATCtatattaatgtttaatttaagtACTGCGTAGCCACTGAGGAGTTGTAcctttaaatattattttaccTTATTGGTAAGAAtgacaagagaatagatctccaaccaggttgttcaggtaaagtcagaAAGGTAAATCACAAAGCAAAGTTGATAGTGTTAGTTAAACTCATACagagtttaacattttaaaagtgtctgtaatggTCCACACTACACTtctgaaagtgttaaatattcaaCAGTATGACAGaactgcagtaactcttgaaaatctgtggctaAGTGGGTCatctctggcaagaacaaagcacaGAGTCAGCCTCATAGCAAGGCAGCTCACACTGATAAAGGCAAGGGTATATGCATCCTTtaggagcacctaaagtcaACGGTGTGGACTCTAACTTGCTGcataacttcacccatggtgcaaaagtgtctcacatcaaaagcaacaatccaccagaaacacaAGATAAAGAGAACCCCAACAGGGATCCCgatacaacaggcaacatccaaacacaactaaacacactgcccaagggcatgatgggaaactctgctAACAAATCCACCTAGATTTGAAATCACAGCGGACAGAGCTTAGACCAATAGATTCTACAGAGATggactaacactggtggatcaacactgtaatataactccaacactgaaaaccatttcactcagaatggagttaaaatcaactctgaaatgtttgacCCTGCGATATCAATACTACAGTATTTGCTTTGTATAACAGCTATTTTAGAAAGTGATGGGGAATCATTCTTTGTTATACTGTAGAGGTGGATAAAATACAGTAAACGTATTAATCCCTTAATATACtcaaaaaaactactcaaattactgtaatttctTTTGAGCACATGTActttttaaagtacattttgaaatcacaaAATTTACgtctgagttttaaaaaaacgacttaaaggggacatacttTATCCcttcaagacaagtttattctggtctcagaggtccccaaagcatgcctgtgaagtttgttgctgaaaaaacactcagtgAATTTCTGCATGTATAAAAAACCCTCTTTTCCAGCCCTGcccagaatgagctgtttctgctTCTGcgactttaaatgttaatgagctgcctGAACCCGCCCCTGGCCACGCCCcactcaggaaatggatgtggcttaattgATATGGCTCTAttagggcagaactttcttccaagctggGAGGGCCAAGCAAacctaactccccacatgacatcatgaggggaaaatctgagaacggcttgtttctgcacacattttctgaaagatggagaaacagagggaggatggatggatttttctgattcttggggggattgcagacaggccaggggcacatatttttgctagaaatgcctgaaaaaagcgatttttgcataatttgtgACCTTAGAACTTGAAACAAGGAGGTTCAAGGATTCTGTCAACCACATGAAACTTGCCAGTTGTTTGGCTTTGGCTACAAAGGACAGTTTGTAGCACAAAGTGAGAGAATAATACTACATCACACctcaaaacagctgttgcattttactTAATTAGTGTGTGACTTTACTTAACAACCTGGTTGATCCATATCCTCATGTTGTTATTGCCactaaggaaagatcatatttaaCTGGACAACTCTTTAAAGAGATACTCAGTGCTCAActtgagtaaactttaaatgaagatGATAAGCATGTTTAGTAAATCAGACCTTGAAACAGAGCAGGTAGTGGAGCAAAAGAACATGATTCATGCTGCCagaatccttttttttaaattagaggCGTTATGATTCAAGGTTCCTTATTATTTAAGCTGTCAATATGTTAGCTGTTTACATTGACGTCTCAatttagacatgaaaacaaagcagcacTGCAGAGCGTTGGAACTAAAAAGTGCAATACAgtcaagcttcatgttttaatgtgggtcaaatttaattttatttttggaatttggTGCCGGCCATTTAAAAATGAACCATGCGCTGCAGTGtggacacccctgacctaaAGTAACCTGCCAAACTAAAACCCTCCTTTGACataaatcattgtttttttgtgctcTGCTTTGACACATTCTTTAAATAGTGAATAAACTCTTAATGTGTTTGGGCAGCTGGAATACTGTTCagcaaacactaaaactaagttCAGTTATTAACAAAGGACAGTTTCAAAACATGGTAAGGAACTACTATGTACATGTTTGtaactgtttttaaactgtgctCCACTTATTCTCGAGTATCTATGCCTATTTGCATTTGTGTTCTTTCTCTTTGCTTATTTATTGTATTGCATGTATTGTTTTAATGTACTCTCGATGTCATTGTAAATGACAGCATGCTCTCAATGGCATCTTGAGATTAAATAAAgggtgaatgaatgaatgaatgaatgaatgggcaACATCAGGACATATCAGGAGTTCATCTTTAACCGATGCATTAATTTGATCCCCATTAGTGAACTCAGAATGCACAAATCTTCACTGTCTTGAAAGTTTCTGAGCTCACAATCATCAATGAGTTTCTATAACGTTTCTCACTCTGATGTAGAAGTCTCCGTTTTCGTCACCAGAGCGGATACGGAAGGTGTTATAAGCCCCAGGAGAGACGCTGGTGGCCTGAATCTGGAAGATGTCTGAGGGAACAGAGCGCTCTGAAGTGATGCTCATGTAGCGATGGACGATGGAGAAAGGCAGCTCTCGACAGGCCGGCTTGTTGACAGGACACACACATCGGCTGGACAGAGAAGGAAACAGGCAGGGTGAGAATCCATAGAGTTGTGTTTTATAGAGGAAAAAACTTTAAGAGTAGTTCATAAATCAaccagcagagggagcagtATGACTAACAGGAAATCAAAACATGAACTGAACAGTAGCcattttttctccatgttttcctAAAACACGTTTTTATCACTAAATCATGAGGGATTTGTTAATAATCACCCACACCTGTTACCAATCCAACACTTGTTCACGACTGATAGTTTTCTTATTGCACTGGAGCGTGCTCACAAGAAAAGTTGGACTCATGAATGGAAAAAGTAATGGAAGCAATCATGCAGTTTAAGCCACAGTAAATACAGAGGCTGATTATGTTCTGACTTAATGCCATATTCATATAAATGggaaaatgtgtgtaaaagtgTGTTTCACTAAGTGTGTTACTCACTTCTCAGACACTTGTACGTAAGGATCCTGGCAGCGGTTTGTGTCCACACACTGGTACCGTCCGTGGATGTTCACACAggtctgtgtttctgtgcacTGATGCTCGCCTGTTTCACATTCATTTATATCTGCAGGAGAGAAACAGCTCATCACGTTCAATCACACAGACACGAGACAAGAATAGAGTTGACTCAGAGCAGCGTTTTTTGACTCTGAGAGCACACAGAGGTAGGTGTTAGATTTGGAGGAAATGCAGGCGGACGTGCTAACCCTGGCAAAGTCTGGAGCCGAGCAGCTGGTACCCTTCGGGGCACACGCAGGAGAACTTCCCAGGCTCATTGACACACTGGTACTGGCACAGGTAGCTGGAGTAGCTGCACTCATCAATATCTGTAAGAAGTTGGGAGTAGAGTCATTAACTGGAGAGAAAATCAGAGCAGACTTTGCATTTTAATCCCTTTACTCCATTTACAAAGGGAGATTCTTACCATTGCATGCAAAGCCATCAGGCCCCAGCTCATAGCCCTGATCACAGCGGCACAGGAAGGTGCCATATGTGTTGTAACACTTCTGAGAGCAGGGGGCACCCATATCACATTCATTCACATCTgaaacaagaaagaaaacagttttataTCATTTGTTTTGAGCAAATAGCGTCAACATCTACAAAAATTGACATCCCAAACTGTTAAAGTGCTTCAGTGTCATTTCATAAACGCTTAAAGTGGCATACATCTGAGAGTAAgcacaacacaagcaaagatctagacagaAGGAAACAATATCAGTAAAGGCCACAAATTGTTTCAAGTCTGATTAGACACAGTGCTAGAGGCAGTGCACATGGTGAGCAGAAgaatttttgatttg
This window encodes:
- the efemp2a gene encoding EGF-containing fibulin-like extracellular matrix protein 2a codes for the protein MQGVCVSVLCVCICVSVLLHSAISQPLTESHTYTECTDGYHWDPQTEHCKDVNECETIPDACKGEMKCFNHYGGYLCLPRSASVIPAPEPPITPTVTNPCPLGYEPQGDSCVDIDECERDEHDCQPSQQCINSLGAFTCQCPDGYRKVGTECIDIDECRYRYCQHRCVNVPGSFSCQCEPGFQLAGNNRSCIDVNECDMGAPCSQKCYNTYGTFLCRCDQGYELGPDGFACNDIDECSYSSYLCQYQCVNEPGKFSCVCPEGYQLLGSRLCQDINECETGEHQCTETQTCVNIHGRYQCVDTNRCQDPYVQVSENRCVCPVNKPACRELPFSIVHRYMSITSERSVPSDIFQIQATSVSPGAYNTFRIRSGDENGDFYIRQINNISAMLVLARAVSGPREYTLDLEMVSINPLLSYQGSYQTSSALRLSIYVGPYTF